The following proteins are encoded in a genomic region of Pseudoxanthomonas suwonensis 11-1:
- a CDS encoding thiolase family protein, translating into MSDIVIAAAKRTAIGSFLGQFNGVPTPTLGAAAIAAALEQSGVPASDVSEVIMGCVLPANLGQAPARQAALAAGLPTSAGATTINKVCGSGMKAIMLGHDLIKAGSASIVVAGGMESMSNAPHMIPNSRTGNRYGGFQAVDHMAWDGLTNPYDGQSMGVFAEKTVEKYGFTREEQDAYAIESVNRAQAALANGAFEGEIVPVKVATRKGEVEVATDEQPGKSDVAKIPTLRPAFRKDGTVTAASSSSISDGAAATVLLSAEEAARRGIQPLAKIVGHSTFSHQPEWFTTAPVGAISNLLDKVGWSVGDVDLFEINEAFAVVAMAPIRDLGIPHEKINVNGGACALGHPIGATGARLVVTLVNALRKRGLKKGVAALCIGGGEATAIALEML; encoded by the coding sequence ATGTCCGACATCGTCATCGCCGCCGCCAAACGCACTGCCATCGGCTCCTTCCTGGGCCAGTTCAATGGCGTCCCCACCCCGACCCTCGGTGCTGCCGCGATCGCCGCCGCGCTGGAGCAGTCCGGCGTGCCCGCGTCCGACGTGTCGGAGGTGATCATGGGCTGCGTGCTGCCGGCCAACCTCGGCCAGGCCCCTGCACGCCAGGCGGCGCTGGCCGCCGGCCTGCCGACCTCGGCCGGCGCGACCACCATCAACAAGGTCTGCGGCTCGGGCATGAAGGCGATCATGCTGGGCCATGACCTGATCAAGGCCGGCTCGGCCTCGATCGTGGTCGCCGGCGGCATGGAGTCGATGAGCAACGCGCCGCACATGATCCCCAACTCGCGCACCGGCAACCGCTACGGCGGCTTCCAGGCGGTCGACCACATGGCGTGGGACGGCCTGACCAATCCGTACGACGGCCAGTCGATGGGCGTGTTCGCCGAGAAGACGGTCGAGAAGTACGGCTTCACCCGCGAGGAGCAGGACGCCTACGCGATCGAGTCGGTGAACCGCGCCCAGGCGGCGCTTGCCAATGGTGCGTTCGAGGGCGAGATCGTCCCGGTCAAGGTCGCCACCCGCAAGGGCGAGGTCGAGGTCGCCACCGACGAGCAGCCGGGCAAGTCCGACGTGGCCAAGATCCCGACCCTGCGTCCGGCGTTCAGGAAGGACGGCACGGTCACCGCGGCCAGCTCCTCGTCGATCTCCGACGGCGCCGCCGCCACCGTGCTGCTGTCGGCCGAGGAAGCCGCCCGCCGCGGGATCCAGCCGCTGGCGAAGATCGTCGGCCACTCCACCTTCTCGCACCAGCCGGAGTGGTTCACCACCGCCCCGGTGGGCGCGATCTCCAACCTGCTGGACAAGGTAGGCTGGTCGGTCGGTGACGTGGACCTGTTCGAGATCAACGAGGCGTTCGCCGTCGTGGCCATGGCCCCGATCCGCGACCTGGGCATTCCGCACGAGAAGATCAACGTCAATGGTGGCGCCTGCGCCTTGGGTCATCCGATCGGCGCGACCGGCGCGCGGCTGGTCGTGACCCTGGTCAATGCACTGCGCAAGCGCGGCCTGAAGAAGGGCGTGGCTGCGCTGTGCATCGGCGGAGGAGAGGCTACCGCTATCGCTCTGGAAATGCTGTAA
- a CDS encoding glycosyl hydrolase family 8 — protein sequence MHHRPSVLRLAATLPLLLAMTACSAQGTPGASTAPAEPAAAAPEAASDAGAVATGQYRDLFAEAGYDAAAVEAKVEAAFAQLFHGDPRNQAVYYPSGSNDNGPKAYIHDVNSNDVRSEGMSYGMMIAVQLDRKAEFDAIWNWAMTHMYHADPKHPAHGYFAWSVRTDGTAIDQMPAPDGEEYFITALYFASARWGDGEGIYDYRAWADRILSDVLHREAITGPTSTAKKATAINLFDKDAKMVRFTPDLGNSAHTDASYHLPAFYEVWARVGPEADRAFWREAAQVSRDYFVRATHPETGLTPDYGNFDGTPWAAPWRAESADFRYDAWRTAMNWSMDWSWWRADPRQVELSNRLQGFFLRQGLDRYVSLYTLDGKPLGGGQTTGLVSMNATASLAADHPRSLEFVRELWKQPVPEGHHRYYDGMLYMMALLHCSGRYKAWLPEGTAN from the coding sequence ATGCACCACCGTCCATCCGTCCTGCGACTGGCCGCCACCCTGCCCCTGCTGCTGGCCATGACCGCCTGCAGCGCCCAGGGCACGCCCGGGGCGTCCACCGCGCCTGCCGAGCCCGCCGCCGCTGCGCCCGAAGCCGCCAGCGACGCGGGCGCCGTCGCCACCGGCCAGTACCGCGACCTGTTCGCCGAGGCCGGCTACGACGCGGCCGCGGTGGAAGCGAAGGTCGAAGCCGCGTTCGCCCAGTTGTTCCACGGCGACCCGCGCAACCAGGCCGTGTACTACCCGTCCGGCAGCAACGACAACGGTCCCAAGGCCTACATCCACGACGTCAACAGCAACGACGTGCGCTCGGAGGGCATGTCCTACGGGATGATGATCGCGGTGCAGCTGGACCGTAAGGCCGAGTTCGACGCGATCTGGAACTGGGCCATGACCCACATGTACCACGCCGACCCGAAGCATCCGGCGCATGGCTACTTCGCCTGGTCGGTGCGCACCGATGGCACCGCCATCGACCAGATGCCCGCACCCGATGGCGAGGAGTACTTCATCACCGCGCTGTACTTCGCCTCCGCGCGCTGGGGCGATGGCGAGGGCATCTACGACTACCGCGCCTGGGCCGACCGCATCCTCAGCGACGTCCTCCACCGCGAGGCGATCACCGGCCCCACCTCGACCGCGAAGAAGGCCACCGCGATCAACCTGTTCGACAAGGACGCGAAGATGGTCCGCTTCACGCCGGACCTGGGCAACTCGGCGCATACCGACGCCTCTTACCACCTGCCCGCGTTCTACGAGGTCTGGGCGCGCGTGGGGCCGGAAGCCGACCGCGCGTTCTGGCGCGAGGCGGCGCAGGTCAGCCGCGACTACTTCGTGCGTGCCACCCATCCGGAGACCGGCCTGACCCCGGACTACGGCAACTTCGACGGCACGCCGTGGGCGGCGCCGTGGCGCGCCGAATCGGCGGACTTCCGCTACGACGCCTGGCGTACCGCGATGAACTGGTCGATGGACTGGTCCTGGTGGCGCGCCGATCCGCGCCAGGTGGAGCTGAGCAACCGCCTGCAGGGCTTCTTCCTGCGCCAGGGGCTGGACCGCTACGTCAGCCTGTACACGCTGGACGGCAAGCCCCTTGGCGGCGGCCAGACCACCGGCCTGGTGTCGATGAACGCGACCGCCTCGCTGGCCGCCGACCATCCGCGCAGCCTGGAGTTCGTGCGCGAGCTGTGGAAGCAGCCGGTGCCCGAAGGCCACCACCGCTATTACGACGGCATGCTCTACATGATGGCCCTGCTCCACTGCAGCGGCCGCTACAAGGCCTGGCTGCCGGAAGGCACGGCGAACTGA
- a CDS encoding carboxyl transferase domain-containing protein yields the protein MPVLRSQIDTRSPGFRENEAHHRQLAEELHRRLQRAAEGGGEKARQRHVERGKLPVRERIDTLLDPGSPFLEIAPLAAEEMYDGAAPAAGMVCGIGRVMGQEVVIVANDATVKGGTYFPMTVKKHLRAQEIARENNLPCVYLVDSGGAFLPLQDEVFPDREHFGRIFYNQARMSADNIPQVAVVMGSCTAGGAYVPAMCDESIIVRDQGTIFLGGPPLVKAATGEVVDAEALGGADVHTSVSGVADHYAEDDRHALEIARGIVGHLNRRKQPAVALREPREPLYPAEELYGLVPKDTRRPFDIREVIARIVDGSELDEFKARYGKTLVTGFAHVHGCPVGIVANNGILFGESALKGAHFIELCNQRGIPLVFLQNITGFMVGRKYENAGIAKDGAKMVTAVACSSVPKFTVVIGGSFGAGNYAMCGRAYGARFLWMWPNARISVMGGEQAASVLATVRRDAIEGGGGQWSAEDEESFKAPVREQYEHQGSPWYATARLWDDGIIDPADTRRVLGLGLSASLNAPIEPARFGVFRM from the coding sequence ATGCCCGTCCTCCGCAGCCAGATCGATACCCGCTCCCCCGGATTCCGCGAAAACGAAGCCCACCACCGGCAACTGGCCGAGGAACTCCACCGGCGCCTGCAACGGGCCGCCGAAGGTGGTGGCGAGAAAGCCCGCCAGCGCCACGTCGAACGCGGCAAGCTGCCGGTCCGCGAACGCATCGACACCCTGCTCGACCCCGGCTCGCCCTTCCTGGAAATCGCCCCGCTGGCCGCGGAGGAGATGTACGACGGCGCGGCGCCTGCCGCGGGCATGGTGTGCGGCATCGGCCGGGTGATGGGCCAGGAAGTGGTCATCGTCGCCAACGACGCCACGGTCAAGGGCGGCACCTACTTCCCGATGACGGTGAAGAAGCACCTGCGCGCGCAGGAGATTGCGCGCGAGAACAACCTGCCCTGCGTGTACCTGGTCGATTCCGGCGGCGCCTTCCTCCCGCTGCAGGACGAGGTGTTCCCGGACCGCGAGCACTTCGGCCGGATCTTCTACAACCAGGCGCGGATGAGCGCCGACAACATCCCGCAGGTCGCCGTGGTGATGGGCAGCTGCACCGCCGGCGGCGCCTACGTGCCGGCGATGTGCGACGAGAGCATCATCGTGCGCGATCAGGGCACGATCTTCCTCGGCGGCCCGCCGCTGGTGAAGGCAGCCACCGGCGAGGTGGTCGATGCCGAGGCGCTGGGCGGCGCCGACGTGCACACCTCGGTCTCCGGCGTGGCCGACCATTACGCCGAGGACGACCGCCATGCGCTGGAGATCGCGCGCGGCATCGTCGGCCACCTCAACCGCCGCAAGCAGCCCGCCGTGGCGTTGCGCGAGCCGCGCGAGCCGCTGTACCCGGCCGAGGAGCTCTACGGCCTGGTGCCGAAGGACACGCGCCGCCCGTTCGACATCCGCGAGGTGATCGCGCGCATCGTCGACGGCAGCGAGCTGGACGAGTTCAAGGCCCGCTACGGCAAGACCCTGGTCACCGGCTTCGCCCACGTGCACGGCTGCCCGGTGGGCATCGTCGCCAACAACGGCATCCTGTTCGGCGAGAGCGCGCTCAAGGGCGCGCACTTCATCGAGCTGTGCAACCAGCGCGGCATCCCACTGGTGTTCCTGCAGAACATCACCGGCTTCATGGTGGGCCGCAAGTACGAGAACGCCGGCATCGCCAAGGACGGGGCGAAGATGGTCACCGCCGTGGCCTGTTCCAGCGTGCCCAAGTTCACCGTGGTCATCGGCGGCAGCTTCGGCGCCGGCAACTACGCGATGTGCGGCCGCGCCTACGGCGCCCGCTTCCTGTGGATGTGGCCGAACGCGCGCATCAGCGTGATGGGCGGCGAACAGGCCGCCAGCGTGCTGGCCACCGTGCGCCGCGACGCGATCGAGGGCGGCGGCGGCCAGTGGAGCGCCGAGGACGAGGAGAGCTTCAAGGCCCCGGTGCGCGAGCAGTACGAGCACCAGGGCAGCCCCTGGTACGCCACCGCGCGGCTGTGGGACGACGGCATCATCGATCCGGCCGACACCCGCCGGGTGCTGGGCCTGGGCCTGTCGGCCTCGCTCAACGCGCCGATCGAGCCGGCACGCTTCGGCGTGTTCCGCATGTAA
- a CDS encoding autotransporter serine protease — MARSLLAIAIVATLAGGLAACGGGGGGGNTRPTVPTAPPPPPPPPPPPPTSPPPPPLAQPGMGDHLSVIRGGAAYRDGYTGAGYRIGVIDTGVNRNHPGLAGRVAANLTYIDPRKNNTSVDDVVGHGTTVALLAAGAAVGQWPGGVAPGATILSARIINDERPTDDGSGQGNEVTGAIGVKGIHQDLVARGMRIMNNSWGGLYWKDARATSAIADEYRFFIHDHDGLVVFATGNESRETPTDMASLPSQLGPNNTTPAADLERGWLAVTAVDTTQPHTLAYYANACGVAMNYCLAAPGTAVYPGHDSTAGNIKYYYGAGTSYAAPLVSGAAALVWEKFPYFNNDLVRQTLLGTAADIGAPGPDEVFGYGLLDVAAALGGPGKFDWGDVEVSFSGESTWSNDITGEGGLTKRGSGTLTLGGYLRYTGDTRVEQGTLRLPSGLGSSDVYVGANGRLVDTAFLGKDLVNAGVVRVDGVGDNATVFTVNGDYTQQEGGRLELMLGYGGLDVRGKATIEGGDVQVVGVRSGYVYQAREDVITADGGITGRFDGLGTGPGVFLDASLMYGANSVWLDVRRVDVTATASSLGIANPYALGAANRIEAAFSLLDTGGAAIDAGFSQIAGDFQRIADAQGAADSLRSLSGEVHAAAMAATFDALDMGRFTLSGRMDRLAGGARHAGGWFEGLGAANLASSGSGAQVRGWMAGHDMRLDGNLVAGMAVAETRGDSRFVGLADRSRERQAQVQAYLGLQGEHAYLSGQLGSGQWQRQTDRELLAGAGRHAVHADYDGSFRMAAVETGWRFGHAGAGLVPYLGVEHAEVDSDGFREHGANGFGLRTGALDAHRSQALAGLRAFGDLGNWRLQGHAEWQQTLSSDGLTPLASFVGLEAWSPLASVDPARSGGLFGFSARTWLSPRSQLGFSLDQRFGPRGDARQATLQYAREF, encoded by the coding sequence ATGGCCCGTTCACTTCTGGCGATCGCGATCGTCGCCACGCTCGCCGGCGGGCTGGCCGCCTGCGGTGGCGGTGGAGGCGGGGGCAATACCCGTCCCACCGTGCCGACGGCACCGCCACCGCCACCGCCACCTCCGCCGCCGCCGCCGACCTCGCCACCTCCACCGCCCCTGGCACAGCCCGGGATGGGCGACCACCTGTCGGTCATCCGCGGCGGTGCGGCCTACCGCGACGGCTACACCGGCGCCGGCTACCGCATCGGCGTGATCGATACCGGCGTCAACCGCAACCACCCCGGCCTGGCCGGGCGGGTGGCGGCCAACCTCACCTATATCGACCCGCGCAAGAACAACACCTCGGTCGATGACGTGGTCGGCCATGGCACCACCGTGGCCCTGCTGGCCGCCGGCGCCGCCGTGGGCCAGTGGCCCGGCGGCGTCGCCCCGGGCGCGACCATCCTGTCGGCGCGCATCATCAACGACGAGCGGCCGACGGACGACGGCTCGGGCCAGGGCAACGAGGTCACCGGCGCGATCGGGGTCAAGGGCATCCACCAGGACCTGGTCGCGCGTGGCATGCGGATCATGAACAACTCCTGGGGCGGCCTGTACTGGAAGGACGCGCGCGCCACCTCCGCCATCGCCGACGAGTACCGCTTCTTCATCCATGACCACGACGGCCTGGTGGTGTTCGCCACGGGCAACGAGAGCCGCGAGACGCCGACCGACATGGCCTCGCTGCCGAGCCAGCTCGGCCCCAACAACACCACCCCGGCCGCCGACCTGGAACGCGGCTGGCTGGCGGTGACCGCGGTCGATACCACCCAGCCCCACACCCTCGCGTACTACGCCAACGCCTGCGGCGTGGCGATGAACTACTGCCTGGCCGCGCCCGGCACCGCGGTGTACCCGGGCCACGACAGCACCGCCGGCAACATCAAGTACTACTACGGCGCCGGTACCTCCTATGCCGCGCCCCTGGTCTCCGGCGCCGCGGCCCTGGTGTGGGAGAAGTTCCCGTACTTCAACAACGACCTGGTGCGGCAGACCCTGCTGGGCACGGCCGCCGACATCGGCGCCCCCGGTCCGGACGAGGTCTTCGGCTACGGCCTGCTGGACGTGGCCGCCGCGCTTGGCGGCCCCGGGAAGTTCGACTGGGGCGACGTCGAGGTCAGCTTCAGCGGCGAGTCCACCTGGAGCAACGACATCACCGGTGAAGGTGGCCTTACCAAGCGCGGCAGCGGCACGCTGACGCTGGGCGGCTACCTGAGGTACACCGGCGACACGCGGGTCGAGCAGGGCACGCTGCGCCTGCCGTCGGGCCTGGGCAGCTCGGATGTGTACGTGGGTGCGAACGGGCGCCTGGTCGACACCGCCTTCCTTGGCAAGGACCTGGTCAACGCCGGCGTGGTCCGGGTGGATGGCGTCGGTGACAACGCGACGGTGTTCACCGTAAATGGCGACTACACCCAGCAGGAGGGCGGCCGCCTGGAACTGATGCTTGGCTACGGCGGCCTGGACGTCAGGGGCAAGGCGACGATCGAAGGCGGCGACGTGCAGGTGGTCGGCGTGCGCTCCGGCTACGTCTACCAGGCGCGCGAGGACGTGATCACCGCCGACGGCGGCATCACCGGCCGTTTCGACGGGTTGGGCACGGGCCCTGGCGTGTTCCTGGATGCCTCGCTGATGTACGGCGCCAACTCCGTGTGGCTGGACGTGCGGCGCGTCGATGTCACCGCGACGGCCAGCTCGCTGGGCATCGCCAACCCGTATGCGCTGGGCGCGGCCAACCGGATCGAGGCCGCGTTCTCGCTGCTGGATACCGGCGGTGCCGCCATCGATGCCGGATTCAGCCAGATCGCCGGCGACTTCCAGCGTATTGCCGACGCCCAGGGTGCGGCCGACTCGCTGCGCAGCCTGTCCGGCGAAGTGCACGCCGCGGCCATGGCCGCGACCTTCGATGCGCTGGACATGGGCCGCTTCACCCTGTCCGGGCGCATGGACCGCCTGGCCGGCGGCGCGCGCCATGCGGGCGGCTGGTTCGAGGGTCTGGGTGCGGCGAACCTGGCCAGCAGCGGCAGCGGTGCCCAGGTGCGCGGCTGGATGGCCGGCCACGACATGCGCCTGGACGGCAACCTGGTCGCGGGCATGGCGGTGGCCGAGACCCGCGGCGACAGCCGCTTCGTCGGCCTTGCCGACCGCAGCCGCGAGCGCCAGGCCCAGGTCCAGGCCTATCTCGGCCTGCAGGGCGAACACGCCTACCTGTCCGGCCAGCTCGGCAGCGGCCAGTGGCAGCGCCAGACCGACCGCGAACTGCTCGCTGGTGCCGGCCGCCACGCCGTGCATGCCGACTACGACGGCAGCTTCCGCATGGCCGCGGTCGAGACCGGCTGGCGCTTCGGCCACGCTGGTGCCGGCCTGGTGCCGTACCTGGGCGTTGAGCATGCGGAAGTCGACAGCGACGGTTTCCGCGAGCACGGCGCCAATGGCTTCGGCCTGCGCACTGGCGCGCTCGACGCCCACCGCAGCCAGGCCCTGGCCGGCCTGCGAGCGTTCGGCGACCTCGGCAACTGGCGCCTGCAGGGCCACGCCGAATGGCAGCAGACCCTGTCCAGCGATGGCTTGACGCCGCTGGCCAGCTTCGTCGGCCTGGAAGCCTGGTCGCCGCTGGCCTCGGTCGACCCGGCCCGCTCCGGCGGCCTGTTCGGCTTCTCCGCCCGCACCTGGCTCAGCCCGCGCTCCCAGCTCGGCTTCAGCCTCGACCAGCGCTTCGGCCCCCGCGGCGACGCCCGCCAGGCCACCCTGCAGTACGCGCGGGAGTTCTGA
- a CDS encoding SDR family oxidoreductase, with product MAEARVLLVTGASRGIGAATATLAATRGYTVMLNYRRDAEAAESVAEAIRAQGGHALALQADVSDPAQVAALFEGIDARFGRLDALVNNAGVLETQARLEDLDPSRVQRIFATNLLGPLLCCQQAVRRMSTRHGGRGGAIVNVSSVAALTGSPGEYVDYAASKGALDTMTRGLAQEVAQEGIRVNGVRPGFIYTDMHADGGEPGRVDRVKAMVPMRRGGQASEVAEAILWLLSDQASYTTGGFIDVAGGR from the coding sequence ATGGCCGAGGCACGGGTATTGCTGGTCACCGGCGCCAGCCGCGGCATCGGTGCGGCCACCGCGACCCTGGCCGCCACACGCGGCTACACGGTGATGCTCAACTACCGCCGCGATGCCGAAGCAGCCGAATCCGTGGCCGAGGCCATCCGTGCCCAGGGCGGCCATGCCCTGGCGCTGCAGGCGGATGTCTCTGATCCCGCGCAGGTGGCCGCGCTGTTCGAGGGCATCGATGCGCGATTCGGCAGGCTCGACGCGCTGGTCAACAACGCCGGCGTGCTCGAGACCCAGGCGCGGCTGGAGGACCTGGATCCGTCCCGGGTCCAGCGCATATTCGCCACCAACCTGCTCGGTCCCCTGCTCTGCTGCCAGCAGGCGGTGCGACGCATGTCGACCCGGCATGGCGGCCGCGGCGGGGCCATCGTCAATGTCTCCTCGGTGGCCGCGCTCACCGGTTCGCCCGGCGAGTACGTGGACTACGCAGCGTCCAAGGGCGCGCTGGACACCATGACCCGCGGCCTGGCCCAGGAAGTGGCTCAGGAAGGCATCCGGGTCAACGGCGTGCGCCCCGGCTTCATCTACACGGACATGCATGCCGATGGCGGCGAGCCGGGCCGGGTCGACCGGGTCAAGGCGATGGTGCCGATGCGCCGCGGCGGCCAGGCCAGCGAGGTGGCCGAGGCCATCCTCTGGCTGCTGTCCGACCAGGCCTCCTACACGACCGGCGGTTTCATCGACGTGGCCGGCGGCCGCTGA
- a CDS encoding DUF6587 family protein, with translation MPLWLQYVIVGLVVLLALWMFLRRQFPGTVRRVRIAIAAPLVRDGRPAWMRRVARVVAPPASGNGGACGGCDNCGPEPPRR, from the coding sequence ATGCCGCTGTGGTTGCAGTACGTGATCGTTGGACTGGTGGTGCTGCTGGCGCTGTGGATGTTCCTGCGCCGCCAGTTCCCCGGCACCGTGCGTCGCGTGCGCATCGCCATCGCCGCGCCGCTGGTGCGCGATGGCAGGCCGGCGTGGATGCGCCGCGTTGCGCGGGTGGTCGCGCCGCCGGCCAGCGGGAATGGTGGTGCCTGCGGCGGCTGCGACAACTGCGGACCGGAGCCGCCGCGCCGCTAA